Proteins from a genomic interval of Arachis hypogaea cultivar Tifrunner chromosome 10, arahy.Tifrunner.gnm2.J5K5, whole genome shotgun sequence:
- the LOC112718118 gene encoding 3-ketoacyl-CoA synthase 15, protein MSKENEEFSTEIVQNGGSLSFSVRVRPRMPDFLSSVNLKYVKLGYGYLITHRLYLLMMVAPPLLAAFVAHLGNFFTWQHLSHQALFISPLFFFLLYLYIDFTPRSTYLLDFACFRPPNQYKVSKAEFIELARKSGNFNDTTIEFKERVLKKSGIGDETYMPKGVFRPGYRTSLKDGREEASMVMFGAVKEVLCATKVRPNDIKILVVNCGILNTTPSLSSMIINHFKLRHDIHSFNLGGMGCAAGVTAIDLARDLLDAYPSSYALVVSTEVVSSSWYTGNDIDMLIPNCFFRMGAAAVMLSNFRLHRWRAKYELKQLVRTHKGMDNRSHKSIHQREDSEGRKGISVSKDVTEIGGHALKANITTLGPLVLPVSEQLHFFTNLLFKKRKTKPYIPDYKLAFEHMCIQATSKKVLDEIQKNLELTEEYMEASRKTLERFGNTSSSSIWYELAYLEFNSRVKRGDRVCQIAFGSGFKCNSVVWKALRNVKTPKCSPWFKDE, encoded by the exons ATGTCAAAAGAAAATGAGGAGTTTTCGACAGAGATTGTGCAGAATGGTGGATCTCTGTCATTCTCAGTGAGAGTGAGGCCTAGAATGCCAGATTTTCTAAGTTCAGTGAACCTAAAATATGTGAAATTGGGTTATGGATACCTCATTACTCATCGTCTCTACTTGTTAATGATGGTGGCACCACCACTCCTTGCTGCTTTCGTTGCTCATCTTGGAAACTTCTTCACTTGGCAACATCTCTCTCATCAGGCTCTATTCATCTCaccactcttcttcttcctcctctatcTATATATTGACTTCACTCCTCGCTCTACCTATTTGCTTGATTTCGCATGTTTTCGCCCTCCAAATCAATACAAG GTGTCAAAGGCAGAGTTCATTGAATTAGCTAGAAAATCTGGGAATTTCAATGATACTACCATTGAGTTTAAAGAACGAGTTCTTAAGAAATCCGGCATAGGCGACGAGACCTACATGCCAAAGGGAGTTTTCCGGCCCGGTTATAGAACCTCGTTGAAGGATGGGCGAGAAGAGGCATCCATGGTGATGTTTGGAGCAGTTAAGGAAGTTCTTTGTGCCACAAAAGTAAGACCAAATGATATCAAAATCCTTGTAGTAAACTGTGGAATACTAAATACCACCCCATCTCTCTCATCAATGATCATAAACCATTTCAAGCTTAGACATGATATACACAGCTTTAACCTCGGCGGCATGGGCTGCGCCGCCGGTGTCACAGCCATTGATCTAGCTAGAGACCTTCTTGATGCATATCCAAGCAGTTATGCCCTTGTAGTTAGCACTGAAGTTGTGAGCTCTTCATGGTACACTGGCAATGACATTGACATGCTTATTCCCAATTGCTTCTTTAGAATGGGGGCTGCAGCCGTTATGCTATCCAATTTTCGTCTTCATAGATGGCGCGCCAAGTATGAACTCAAACAG TTGGTGAGAACTCACAAGGGAATGGACAATAGAAGCCACAAAAGTATACACCAAAGGGAAGATAGTGAAGGAAGGAAGGGCATTTCGGTAAGCAAAGATGTAACTGAAATTGGAGGGCATGCATTGAAGGCTAACATAACCACATTAGGCCCTCTGGTGTTACCGGTTTCAGAGCAGCTTCATTTCTTCACTAACTTGCTcttcaagaaaaggaaaacaaagcCGTACATACCGGATTACAAGCTCGCATTCGAGCACATGTGCATCCAGGCCACAAGCAAGAAAGTTCTGGACGAGATTCAGAAGAATTTGGAGCTGACTGAGGAGTACATGGAAGCGTCGAGGAAGACGTTGGAGCGATTTGGAAACACTTCTAGCAGCAGCATTTGGTATGAACTGGCATACCTTGAGTTTAATTCAAGGGTGAAAAGGGGTGATCGTGTTTGCCAGATTGCATTTGGATCTGGATTCAAGTGTAATAGTGTTGTTTGGAAGGCTCTAAGGAATGTTAAAACACCAAAATGTTCTCCTTGGTTTAAGGATGAATGA
- the LOC112714583 gene encoding L-type lectin-domain containing receptor kinase VII.1, which translates to MMKHMNSQLLPPFLVSVIVLLSSISATDFVFNGFNSSDVLLYGNATIDSRILTLTHHQTFSVGRALYHKKIQTKKSNSSSYVYPFSTSFIFSMAPFKDTLPGHGFVFIFTPVTGIFHGTSTASQNLGLFNFTNNGNSSNHVFGVEFDVFKNQEFDDISANHVGVDINSLTSVASHDAGYWPDEDHDSFKELKLNNGENYQVWIEYEDSLLNVTMAKVGMKRPMKPLFNVSLNLSQVFVDEMFVGFTSSTGQLVESHKILAWSFSNTNFSLSEELITTGLPSFVLPKDSIFKSKGFVAGFTVGIFSVVCVFVLLAMFLIRRKRRLERKRMEMEDWELEYWPHRMTYEEIESATKGFCEENVIGVGGNGKVYKGVLRGGAEVAVKRISQENDGVREFLAEISSLGRLKQRNLVALRGWCKKDMGNFLLVYEYMDNGSLDKRVFCDESMMLNCEERIRIIKDVAFAVLYLHEGWEEQVLHRDIKASNVLLDKDMNGKLGDFGLARMHSHGQVASTTKLVGTVGYMAPEVIKTGQASTRTDVYMFGILILEIMCGRRPMEEGKAPLVEFVWGLMVKGELMNALDERLRAKGDFNLQQVEKVLQLGLLCAYPEPKSRPNMRQVVSILEGNNNEGGEESENENVDTCLLLKLKSGDIFAEYSNYFSYSTHPTFQDIRQSNTSSMSLTWSKSVVEGR; encoded by the coding sequence ATGATGAAGCACATGAACTCACAGCTTCTTCCACCATTTCTTGTATCAGTTATTGTTCTTTTGAGCTCAATATCTGCCACTGATTTTGTCTTCAATGGCTTCAACTCCTCTGATGTGTTGCTGTATGGGAATGCAACCATTGACTCAAGAATCCTAACCCTCACACATCACCAAACTTTCTCAGTTGGTCGTGCACTTTACCATAAGAAGATCCAAACCAAGAAGTCAAATTCTTCTTCCTATGTCTACCCTTTTTCCACTTCCTTTATATTCTCCATGGCACCTTTTAAGGACACTCTTCCTGGCCATGGATTTGTCTTCATCTTCACACCAGTCACTGGCATATTCCATGGTACAAGCACTGCTTCTCAGAATCTAGGGCTCTTCAACTTCACCAACAATGGAAATTCAAGCAACCATGTGTTTGGTGTTGAGTTTGATGTGTTCAAGAACCAGGAGTTTGATGACATAAGCGCCAACCATGTTGGAGTTGACATAAACTCTCTCACCTCTGTTGCATCTCATGATGCAGGGTATTGGCCAGATGAAGATCATGATTCTTTCAAGGAATTGAAGCTCAACAATGGTGAGAACTACCAAGTTTGGATTGAATATGAGGATTCTTTGCTCAATGTTACCATGGCAAAGGTTGGTATGAAAAGGCCTATGAAACCTTTGTTCAATGTTTCTCTTAACTTGTCTCAAGTTTTTGTAGATGAGATGTTTGTTGGATTTACCAGTTCCACAGGGCAATTAGTTGAGAGTCACAAGATTCTTGCTTGGAGTTTTAGCAACACTAATTTTTCATTAAGTGAAGAACTAATTACTACTGGTTTGCCCTCTTTTGTTCTTCCAAAGGATTCAATTTTCAAGTCAAAGGGGTTTGTTGCAGGGTTCACAGTAGGTATCTTCTCTGTTGTTTGTGTCTTTGTTTTGCTTGCAATGTTTTTGATTCGGAGAAAGAGAAGGCTTGAAAGGAAGAGAATGGAAATGGAAGATTGGGAGTTAGAGTATTGGCCACACAGAATGACATATGAAGAAATTGAGTCAGCAACAAAGGGATTCTGTGAGGAAAATGTGATTGGAGTTGGTGGCAATGGTAAGGTCTACAAGGGTGTTCTAAGAGGCGGCGCAGAGGTGGCCGTGAAGCGAATATCACAAGAGAACGACGGCGTGAGAGAGTTCCTAGCAGAAATTTCAAGCCTTGGCAGATTGAAGCAGAGAAACTTGGTTGCTCTGAGAGGATGGTGCAAGAAAGACATGGGAAATTTCTTGTTAGTTTATGAATACATGGATAATGGGAGTTTGGATAAGAGAGTGTTTTGTGATGAGAGCATGATGCTAAACTGTGAAGAGAGAATAAGAATCATCAAAGATGTGGCCTTTGCTGTGTTGTATTTGCATGAAGGTTGGGAAGAACAAGTTCTGCATAGGGACATCAAAGCCAGCAATGTGTTACTTGATAAGGATATGAATGGAAAGCTTGGAGACTTTGGATTAGCAAGAATGCATAGCCATGGCCAAGTTGCTAGCACAACAAAGTTGGTTGGAACAGTTGGTTACATGGCTCCAGAAGTGATCAAAACCGGACAAGCCTCGACTCGAACGGATGTGTACATGTTTGGAATCTTGATTTTAGAGATCATGTGTGGAAGGAGGCCTATGGAAGAAGGTAAGGCACCTCTTGTGGAGTTTGTGTGGGGACTAATGGTTAAAGGGGAACTAATGAATGCACTTGATGAGAGGTTAAGAGCTAAAGGAGACTTCAATCTGCAACAAGTTGAGAAGGTTCTTCAGTTGGGATTGTTGTGTGCATACCCTGAACCAAAATCAAGACCAAACATGAGACAAGTTGTGAGTATTTTAGAAGGGAACAACAATGAGGGAGGAGAAGAATCAGAGAATGAGAATGTGGATACTTGTTTGCTTCTAAAGTTGAAATCTGGGGATATTTTTGCTGAGTATTCTAATTATTTTAGCTATTCAACACACCCAACATTTCAAGATATTCGCCAGTCTAATACTTCTTCAATGTCTCTTACTTGGTCTAAATCTGTAGTTGAGGGTAGATGA